Proteins encoded together in one Pontiella desulfatans window:
- a CDS encoding phosphohexomutase domain-containing protein — MDKYFKLQNGSDVRGVALEGVAGEPVNLTTDIARTIGNAFAQWLEKKLGKTNLKVGVGHDSRLSAEAIKTAVFQGLERGGCAVFDCGLASTPAMFMSTVFENHGYDGSIMLTASHLPFNRNGLKFFVREGGLGKEDIKEILTLATATGEIEAAELSNTSTVTLMDDYSAHLVQIIREGAGSEKPLAGLKIVVDAGNGAGGFFVEKVLNPLGADTAGSQFLDPDGSFPNHIPNPEDPDAMDAIIAAVKNNNADFGIIFDTDVDRAGAVDKNGKPINRNRFIALMATIVLGEHPGTTIVTDSVTSTGLKWWIEEKLGGVHHRFKRGYKNVINEAIRLNETGTPSFLALETSGHGALKENYFLDDGAYQIAKILIKIAQLKAAGGGTVDELIAELPEPAEAIEFRPQIMVDDFAAYAENVLEAFKDLVEQEAGWSLTPNNFEGVHVTTENGWILLRKSLHDPQIPINIESDVAGGTDPLKRKVVGFLSGFDQLALPS, encoded by the coding sequence ATGGACAAATATTTCAAGTTGCAGAATGGAAGCGATGTGCGCGGGGTGGCGCTCGAAGGGGTGGCGGGGGAACCGGTCAACCTGACAACGGACATTGCCCGTACGATCGGAAACGCCTTTGCCCAATGGCTGGAAAAAAAGCTGGGCAAGACAAACCTCAAGGTGGGGGTTGGCCACGATTCGCGCCTCTCCGCCGAGGCCATCAAGACCGCCGTGTTCCAGGGGCTGGAGCGGGGCGGGTGTGCCGTGTTCGACTGCGGGCTGGCCTCGACGCCGGCCATGTTCATGTCGACCGTGTTCGAGAACCATGGCTACGACGGTTCCATCATGCTGACGGCCAGCCATCTGCCGTTCAACCGCAACGGCCTGAAATTCTTTGTCCGCGAAGGCGGATTGGGCAAGGAGGACATCAAGGAAATCCTCACCCTCGCCACCGCCACCGGCGAGATCGAAGCTGCCGAGCTGTCGAACACCTCCACGGTCACGCTGATGGATGACTATTCGGCGCATCTTGTGCAAATCATCCGCGAGGGCGCGGGCAGCGAAAAACCGCTGGCTGGCTTGAAAATCGTGGTCGATGCCGGAAACGGGGCGGGTGGGTTCTTCGTTGAAAAGGTACTCAATCCACTCGGTGCCGATACGGCGGGTAGCCAGTTCCTCGATCCGGACGGTTCCTTCCCAAACCACATCCCGAACCCGGAAGACCCGGATGCAATGGATGCCATCATTGCCGCCGTGAAGAATAACAACGCCGACTTCGGCATCATTTTCGATACCGATGTCGACCGCGCCGGTGCCGTCGATAAAAACGGCAAGCCGATCAACCGCAACCGCTTCATTGCGCTGATGGCCACCATCGTGCTCGGTGAGCATCCCGGAACCACCATTGTGACCGACTCCGTCACCTCGACCGGCCTGAAATGGTGGATCGAAGAAAAACTGGGCGGAGTCCACCACCGATTCAAGCGCGGCTACAAGAACGTCATCAACGAGGCCATCCGCTTGAACGAAACCGGCACACCGAGTTTCCTCGCGCTGGAAACCTCCGGCCACGGCGCGCTGAAGGAAAACTATTTCCTCGACGATGGCGCCTACCAGATCGCCAAGATCCTGATTAAAATCGCGCAGCTCAAGGCGGCGGGCGGGGGCACGGTCGACGAGCTGATCGCCGAGCTGCCCGAACCGGCGGAGGCCATCGAATTCCGCCCACAGATCATGGTCGACGACTTTGCGGCCTATGCCGAAAACGTGCTGGAGGCCTTTAAGGATTTAGTGGAACAGGAAGCGGGCTGGTCGCTGACCCCGAACAATTTCGAGGGCGTGCACGTTACCACCGAAAACGGATGGATCCTGCTTCGCAAGTCGCTCCACGATCCGCAGATCCCGATCAACATCGAAAGCGATGTTGCCGGCGGCACCGATCCGCTCAAGCGAAAGGTTGTTGGCTTCCTGTCCGGCTTCGATCAGCTGGCATTGCCCAGCTAG
- a CDS encoding lamin tail domain-containing protein has product MKKTIKTTRIARFWTMALLLFSGQAVFAIEQVADTRFSIDRGFYASATNLVVSSETVGATIAYTLDGSDPRTSSSAMQGPAPATIWIDPQNSSGKWRTTPGVMVRAYAYKAGMLPSNVDTHTYLFIEKVRTQGDIRPEGGSVFWESTEMDPAIINDPAYSNELDEALLSIPTLSIVMDHEDLFGEEGMHRSDNMNLDWERPCSIELIYPEGLRFSGFKGFQIDCGIKNQGASDYMHSLGYDHKQSFGLRFRRQYGSGQLNYPFFEHAPLNADSECGSYDKLILRAGHNKSYGMWWDAEHTVYTRDQLSRDLQIDMTGVGGHGSFVHLYLNGIYWGLYNPCERLDDAFAASYLGGNEQDYFCFKGKGGDTAGDNTRFYEWLNTTSKSSDPATLHEYCNIDNHADMVMFSIYATIGDFPQYYAGIRNNPGGQVHFFNWDVEDSFGGGGRRSSDDPSYGTISNDKFAGFDNMYDNNPEYRMNFADRTYKACFNGGVLTEEHVLESWNRLCDTIESAMVAESARWGDEREGETGTTYTRNDHWIPARDAVTAGIIGKTDKLVTMFRNDDLLPTVKAPRFKEGGSVIDVALKEVAAGFNLSIEREGSSGTVYYTTDGSDPRAVGGAVQGTDAGDATSLVLNASTCVKARTLDGSVWSALHEATFFIDRDWSDLKITEIMYNPQDATMATNAAITSIIGDAGSIDPNYTNRALLVFAAPLPIALTGGDKVLVSGAANPANNGTFSIAKVIYEGSIGQNRTQNVLLTEALADESTGGLTADFLYDGDRFEFLELKNTGGSPLPLSGVTFTRGVDYTFPNGTILSPGGFAILARNPWDFARRYPAVTPLGSFPASSLDNDGEHVELAFNTGIRHQVLGTVTSSEGYGAVIFPAVPSGIGAGDRLRISHAGYPSSQKMFTIQSVVGNIVFVNDPLPTEPQGAKALFFDLITSVEFNDREPWPRPADGYGFSLTPTNANPVGDQDLAGAWRASANADGSPGADDPVPEIAGIKVNEALTHTDQPQRDTIELYNPGAQMVDLGGWFLTDDRDLPQKWTIPAGTLISANGYQVFYEGHYVSTNLEFSANEFGSAFSLGSTGDDVYLFSPTLGYSHGFSVEGAFNGISFGRYLTSQGEEHFPSQQQFTPMATNSEPLVGAVIITEIMYNPAEGSHEYIELFNASASAVPLHDPANPTNTWELGGIGFAFPTNHIAIGAGQALLLVRDTTTPEWFRSTHGIPPEVQIFTYDGKLDNGGETLTLRAPDEPVQTGTHAGKVPYVVIDRVAYDDAMPWPAEPDGDGYSLERIDGAAYGNDVINWRKSTVSGGTPGVVDTVPPVPSFTDNDGDGLDDNWETTYFMSTNHPGGNPDEDYDLDGQSNLEEFISGTNPTNEGSRFGIALATAATNGSTHFVISWDAANDRIYDVLWAPGLNQGFLLLESGIAFPQNSYTDTVHSAGSSCFYRVVVRMPLPGDIDADGLPDAWESLYFASAEAAAAGIDSDGDRMSNIGEFIAGTDPTNAASRLEFSTIRPSTNGLVLEWNAVTGRVYRIHWGDTLGQPLPPLSPPMPYPQGTYTDTVHGAENKGFYDLRVELEK; this is encoded by the coding sequence ATGAAAAAAACAATAAAAACAACCCGCATTGCCCGATTTTGGACGATGGCGCTGCTGCTGTTTTCCGGACAAGCCGTGTTTGCCATCGAACAGGTGGCCGACACCCGATTCAGCATCGACCGCGGCTTCTACGCCTCGGCGACCAACCTGGTTGTTTCGTCTGAAACGGTCGGAGCAACCATCGCCTACACCCTCGATGGAAGCGATCCGCGCACCTCGAGCAGCGCCATGCAAGGCCCCGCTCCGGCGACCATATGGATCGATCCGCAAAACAGCTCGGGGAAATGGCGTACGACGCCGGGGGTGATGGTGCGGGCCTATGCTTACAAGGCCGGCATGCTCCCGTCCAACGTCGACACCCACACCTACCTCTTCATCGAAAAGGTGCGCACCCAGGGCGATATCCGCCCGGAGGGTGGTTCCGTCTTCTGGGAATCCACGGAGATGGATCCCGCAATCATCAATGATCCCGCCTACTCCAATGAGCTGGACGAGGCGTTGCTCTCCATTCCAACCCTGTCGATTGTGATGGATCACGAAGACCTATTCGGCGAAGAAGGCATGCACCGCAGCGACAACATGAATCTGGATTGGGAGCGGCCGTGCTCCATCGAACTCATCTATCCGGAAGGTCTGCGCTTTTCCGGGTTCAAGGGTTTCCAGATCGACTGCGGCATAAAAAACCAAGGAGCCTCCGACTACATGCATTCCCTCGGTTACGACCACAAGCAGTCGTTTGGCCTCCGCTTCCGCCGCCAATATGGCAGCGGCCAGTTGAACTACCCCTTCTTCGAACATGCCCCCCTCAATGCCGACAGCGAATGCGGGTCTTACGACAAGCTCATCCTGCGCGCCGGCCACAACAAAAGCTACGGCATGTGGTGGGATGCCGAGCACACGGTCTACACCCGCGACCAGCTTTCGCGCGACCTCCAGATCGACATGACCGGCGTCGGCGGGCACGGATCGTTTGTCCACCTCTACCTCAACGGCATCTACTGGGGGCTCTACAATCCATGCGAACGACTGGACGATGCCTTTGCGGCGAGCTATCTGGGCGGCAACGAGCAGGATTACTTTTGCTTCAAGGGAAAAGGCGGCGACACGGCCGGCGACAACACCCGCTTCTACGAATGGCTCAATACCACGTCGAAGAGTTCGGATCCTGCAACGTTGCACGAATACTGCAACATCGACAACCATGCCGACATGGTCATGTTCAGCATCTATGCGACCATTGGAGACTTTCCGCAATACTATGCCGGCATCCGCAACAATCCCGGCGGGCAGGTACACTTTTTCAACTGGGATGTCGAAGACTCGTTTGGTGGTGGCGGCAGACGCTCCTCCGACGATCCGTCGTATGGCACCATCAGCAACGACAAGTTCGCCGGTTTCGACAACATGTACGACAACAACCCCGAATACCGCATGAACTTTGCCGACCGCACCTACAAGGCCTGTTTCAATGGCGGGGTGCTGACCGAGGAACATGTGCTCGAAAGCTGGAACCGGCTGTGCGACACCATCGAAAGCGCCATGGTGGCCGAGTCCGCCAGATGGGGCGACGAACGCGAAGGCGAAACCGGCACCACCTATACCCGCAACGACCATTGGATACCCGCACGCGATGCCGTCACGGCCGGGATCATCGGGAAGACCGACAAGTTGGTAACGATGTTCCGCAATGATGATTTATTGCCAACCGTTAAAGCCCCCCGGTTCAAGGAGGGCGGTTCGGTGATCGATGTTGCCCTAAAGGAAGTCGCTGCCGGCTTCAACCTTTCCATTGAACGGGAGGGTTCGTCGGGAACCGTTTATTACACCACCGACGGCTCAGACCCGCGCGCGGTGGGCGGTGCAGTCCAGGGCACCGATGCCGGCGACGCAACCTCTCTCGTGCTCAACGCCAGCACCTGCGTCAAGGCGCGCACCCTCGACGGTTCAGTTTGGAGTGCCCTGCACGAAGCCACCTTCTTTATCGACCGCGATTGGAGCGACCTCAAGATCACGGAAATCATGTACAATCCGCAGGATGCCACCATGGCCACGAATGCCGCGATCACCTCGATCATAGGCGATGCCGGCTCCATCGACCCGAACTACACCAACCGCGCACTGCTTGTCTTTGCCGCCCCCCTCCCCATCGCCCTGACCGGCGGCGACAAAGTGCTGGTTTCCGGCGCCGCCAACCCGGCCAACAACGGCACCTTCTCCATTGCCAAGGTGATCTATGAAGGCAGCATTGGCCAAAACAGAACCCAGAACGTGTTGCTGACGGAAGCATTGGCCGACGAATCGACCGGGGGCCTGACCGCCGACTTCCTCTACGACGGCGACCGCTTTGAATTCCTGGAGCTGAAGAATACCGGAGGAAGCCCCCTGCCGCTCAGTGGCGTAACGTTCACCCGCGGCGTCGACTACACCTTCCCCAACGGAACCATCCTCTCCCCCGGCGGGTTCGCGATTCTGGCCAGGAACCCGTGGGATTTCGCCAGGCGCTATCCCGCCGTAACGCCGCTCGGCTCCTTCCCGGCCAGCTCGCTCGACAACGATGGCGAACACGTGGAACTCGCATTCAACACCGGCATCCGGCACCAGGTGCTGGGAACGGTGACTTCATCCGAAGGATACGGCGCTGTGATTTTTCCCGCCGTCCCATCCGGCATTGGCGCCGGTGACCGGTTGAGGATCAGCCATGCCGGCTATCCTTCCAGCCAAAAAATGTTTACGATCCAATCGGTTGTTGGAAACATCGTGTTCGTGAATGATCCCCTCCCCACCGAACCCCAGGGAGCAAAAGCCCTCTTCTTCGATCTCATCACCAGCGTCGAATTCAACGACCGGGAACCGTGGCCGCGACCGGCCGACGGCTATGGATTTTCACTCACCCCAACCAACGCAAACCCGGTCGGCGACCAGGACTTGGCCGGTGCATGGCGGGCCTCGGCCAATGCCGATGGATCGCCTGGCGCCGACGATCCGGTTCCCGAAATTGCCGGCATCAAGGTGAACGAGGCGCTGACGCATACCGACCAGCCCCAGCGCGACACCATCGAGCTATACAATCCCGGAGCCCAGATGGTCGATCTCGGTGGCTGGTTCCTGACGGACGACCGTGATCTCCCGCAGAAATGGACGATCCCCGCCGGTACGCTCATTTCGGCAAACGGCTACCAGGTGTTTTATGAAGGACACTATGTGTCGACCAACCTGGAGTTTTCCGCCAACGAGTTTGGTTCGGCATTTTCGCTCGGCTCCACCGGGGACGACGTCTACCTGTTCTCCCCGACCCTCGGCTACAGCCATGGGTTCAGCGTTGAAGGCGCCTTTAACGGGATCAGCTTTGGGCGGTACCTGACCAGCCAAGGCGAAGAGCACTTCCCCTCGCAGCAACAGTTCACCCCCATGGCAACGAATTCCGAACCGCTCGTCGGTGCGGTCATCATCACGGAAATCATGTACAACCCGGCAGAAGGAAGCCACGAATATATCGAGTTGTTCAACGCTTCCGCTTCCGCCGTCCCCTTGCATGATCCCGCCAACCCAACCAACACCTGGGAATTGGGAGGAATCGGTTTCGCGTTTCCAACCAACCACATCGCAATCGGCGCGGGTCAAGCTCTCTTGCTCGTTCGCGACACCACCACGCCGGAATGGTTCCGGTCGACCCACGGCATCCCGCCCGAAGTGCAGATCTTCACATATGACGGCAAGCTCGACAACGGCGGCGAAACCCTCACCCTCCGGGCGCCGGACGAACCGGTTCAGACAGGAACCCATGCCGGCAAGGTGCCCTACGTCGTCATCGATCGCGTGGCCTACGACGATGCCATGCCCTGGCCGGCCGAGCCGGATGGCGACGGCTATTCGCTGGAACGGATCGACGGCGCGGCCTATGGAAACGATGTCATCAACTGGCGGAAGAGCACTGTCTCCGGGGGGACGCCCGGTGTGGTAGACACAGTCCCTCCTGTTCCGTCGTTCACCGACAACGACGGGGACGGCCTGGATGACAATTGGGAAACAACCTATTTCATGTCGACGAACCACCCCGGCGGAAACCCCGACGAAGATTACGACCTCGACGGGCAATCCAACCTCGAAGAATTCATTAGCGGCACGAACCCCACCAATGAAGGTTCCCGTTTCGGGATTGCCTTGGCAACCGCGGCAACCAACGGCAGCACGCATTTCGTGATCAGCTGGGATGCTGCAAACGACCGGATCTACGACGTCCTTTGGGCTCCAGGGCTCAACCAAGGTTTCCTGCTCCTCGAATCCGGCATCGCCTTCCCGCAAAACAGCTATACCGACACCGTGCACAGCGCCGGTTCCAGTTGCTTCTACCGCGTGGTTGTGCGGATGCCCCTTCCCGGCGACATCGATGCCGACGGCCTGCCCGATGCCTGGGAATCCCTCTACTTTGCCAGCGCCGAGGCCGCCGCGGCAGGCATCGACAGCGATGGCGACCGCATGAGCAACATCGGCGAATTCATTGCCGGCACCGACCCCACCAATGCGGCATCGCGCCTGGAGTTTTCCACCATCCGCCCATCAACGAACGGCCTCGTCCTGGAATGGAACGCCGTCACCGGCCGCGTCTACCGCATCCACTGGGGCGACACTCTCGGCCAGCCGCTCCCGCCCTTGAGCCCGCCCATGCCCTACCCCCAAGGCACCTACACCGACACCGTGCATGGCGCGGAGAACAAAGGCTTCTACGACCTCCGCGTCGAACTTGAAAAATAG
- a CDS encoding RluA family pseudouridine synthase, which translates to MSDLTYDSKALDAFVLYADNHLLAVNKPAGLLSQDSGTGLRNLEDWAREWVRVDKGKPGAVFLNAVHRIDKAVSGIVLFARTSKALSRLNEDIRKRNCKKIYHVLVEGAPKKPSDQLVHWLSHENHRAEVCREGDQGAQRAVLSYLTLKRAGNQTLLQVDLETGRYHQIRAQLAAIGCPIAGDGKYGAKQTSKDGSIALHHRRLEVVHPTLKEPVIIEAPYPAESPWWQLLD; encoded by the coding sequence ATGAGCGATTTAACCTATGATTCAAAGGCACTTGACGCTTTTGTGCTGTATGCCGACAACCATCTGCTGGCGGTGAACAAGCCGGCCGGGTTGTTGTCGCAGGATAGCGGCACGGGGTTGCGCAACCTGGAGGACTGGGCGCGTGAATGGGTGCGGGTGGACAAGGGGAAGCCGGGGGCGGTCTTTCTCAACGCCGTCCACCGGATCGACAAGGCCGTCAGCGGCATTGTTTTATTTGCCCGCACCAGCAAGGCGCTCTCCCGCTTGAACGAAGATATCCGCAAACGCAACTGCAAAAAGATTTACCACGTGTTGGTGGAGGGCGCACCGAAGAAACCATCGGATCAGCTAGTCCATTGGCTTTCGCACGAAAACCACCGCGCGGAGGTGTGCCGCGAGGGCGACCAAGGGGCGCAGCGGGCCGTACTCAGCTACCTCACCCTCAAACGAGCGGGGAACCAGACCTTGCTTCAGGTGGATCTCGAAACCGGTCGCTATCACCAGATCCGCGCCCAGCTCGCCGCCATCGGGTGCCCGATCGCCGGCGACGGAAAATATGGCGCGAAGCAAACGTCCAAGGATGGATCCATCGCCTTGCACCACCGTCGTCTTGAGGTGGTGCACCCAACGCTGAAAGAGCCGGTCATCATCGAGGCGCCGTATCCTGCGGAATCGCCCTGGTGGCAACTATTGGACTAG
- the hypB gene encoding hydrogenase nickel incorporation protein HypB, whose amino-acid sequence MCETCGCGTANEHHHHEHGDGHHYHHDHEHRHTKTVTLEQKVLAQNDALADQNRSWLAERGVVAINLISAPGSGKTFLLEKTLEALDGTIKCAVITGDQQTDRDAQRLQGKGAKIHQIETISSCHLDAHQVSHAMEAVVDEGTRLLFIENVGNMVCPTAFDLGESFKVALLSTPEGEDKPIKYPVLFATAKAIVLTKMDLADALDWDLAACRKYIQHVQPGANVIELSAKSGNGMEAWLNYLQRLVQ is encoded by the coding sequence ATGTGCGAGACATGCGGATGCGGAACGGCGAACGAACACCATCATCACGAACATGGGGATGGACACCACTATCACCACGACCATGAACACAGACACACCAAGACGGTGACGTTGGAGCAAAAGGTGCTGGCGCAGAACGATGCACTGGCCGACCAAAACCGTTCGTGGCTGGCCGAACGCGGCGTGGTGGCCATCAACCTGATTTCCGCACCCGGCTCCGGAAAAACCTTCCTGCTCGAAAAGACGCTCGAAGCGCTCGACGGAACGATCAAATGCGCCGTCATCACCGGCGACCAGCAGACCGACCGCGATGCCCAGCGCCTTCAAGGCAAGGGGGCCAAGATCCACCAGATCGAAACCATCAGCTCCTGCCATCTCGACGCCCACCAGGTCTCGCATGCAATGGAAGCGGTGGTGGATGAAGGCACCCGGTTGCTGTTCATCGAAAACGTCGGCAACATGGTTTGCCCCACCGCGTTCGATCTCGGCGAAAGCTTTAAGGTCGCCCTGCTCTCGACCCCCGAGGGCGAGGACAAGCCGATCAAATATCCCGTCCTCTTTGCCACCGCCAAGGCCATCGTGCTCACCAAGATGGATCTCGCCGACGCGCTGGACTGGGATCTCGCCGCCTGCCGCAAATATATCCAGCACGTCCAGCCCGGCGCCAATGTCATCGAACTCAGCGCCAAATCCGGAAACGGCATGGAAGCGTGGCTAAATTACCTCCAACGTCTAGTCCAATAG